TGATGCTGAGGGCCGACGAGTGAGTCCGCCAACCGACGATGAGCCCGGTGATGGCCATGGCGAACACCGTGATGGCGCCGAAGCCCAGATCTGCGATGGTGCGCCCCGCCAACACGGCGCCCCGCGCCATGGGCAGCGATCGGAACCGATCGATGATGCCGCCCTGCAGGTCGGTGGACATGGCGACGGTCGTCGTCGCGCAGGAGAATGCGATGGTCTGCACGAAGATGCCGCCCATCAGGAACTCGACGTAGGAACCACCGGGAACCTCGATCGCGCCCCCGAACACGAACCTGAACAGCAGCACGAACATGATGCTCTGGATGATCCCGAAGACCACTGAGTCGGGGACTCGCATCAATCGGGTCAGGTTGCGGCGCGTGATCGTGAGGGTGTCGCCGACCGCTGTCGTGATCATGCTTCGTCCTCGCTCTCGGTGCGCTGTCCCGTCAACGTCAGGAAGACATCGTCGAGAGTCGGGCGGTGCAGGCCGACATCGGACACCGCGATGTCCTGCTCGTCCAACTGCCGCAGCACCTCGAGCAGTGTCTGCGCGCCTCCTGTGACCGAGACCCCCACCGTACGTGTGTGCGGCTCGACGTGCGGCTCGTCGTTGCCCAACCTGGCGAGGGTGTTCCGCGCGGCATCCAGGCTCTCACTGGACGCCACGACCAACTCGAGGCGTTCGCCACCGACCTGGCTCTTCAACTCGTCACTGGTGCCGCGGGCGATCACCCGGCCGTGATCGACCACGGCGATAGTGTCGGCGAGCCGGTCCGCTTCCTCGAGGTACTGCGTGGTCAGCAGCAATGTCGTGCCATCTCGGACCAGCCCCTCGATGACCTCCCAGAGGCCGAGTCGACTGCGTGGGTCCAGCCCG
This portion of the Candidatus Nanopelagicales bacterium genome encodes:
- a CDS encoding ABC transporter permease; protein product: MITTAVGDTLTITRRNLTRLMRVPDSVVFGIIQSIMFVLLFRFVFGGAIEVPGGSYVEFLMGGIFVQTIAFSCATTTVAMSTDLQGGIIDRFRSLPMARGAVLAGRTIADLGFGAITVFAMAITGLIVGWRTHSSALSIIAGFALLALFAYAFLWIGTVIGMSVASPEVAQTAGLIWLFPLTFVSNVFVPLESMPSWLQPIAAWNPVSCAALALRDLFGNLPAGYDPGVWFPMQNPILMTILWCLAILLVFMPLGVARYRKAAAR